A portion of the Enterobacter sp. SA187 genome contains these proteins:
- the thrP gene encoding bifunctional threonine/serine APC transporter ThrP, translating into MAENKPELQRGLEARHIELIALGGTIGVGLFMGAASTLKWAGPSVLLAYIIAGLFVFFIMRSMGEMLFLEPVAGSFAVYAHRYMSPFFGYLTAWSYWFMWMAVGISEITAIGVYVQFWFPEMAQWIPALIAVGLVALANLAAVRLYGEIEFWFAMIKVTTIIVMIVVGLGVIFFGFGNGGHAIGFGNLTEHGGFFAGGWKGFLTALCIVVASYQGVELIGITAGEAKNPQVTLRSAVGKVLWRILIFYVGAIFVIVTIFPWNEIGSNGSPFVLTFAKIGITAAAGIINFVVLTAALSGCNSGMYSCGRMLYALAKNRQLPAAMAKVSRNGVPVAGVAISIVILLIGSCLNYIIPNPQRVFVYVYSASVLPGMVPWFVILISQLRFRQAHKAAIATHPFRSVLFPWANYATMAFLICVLIGMGLNEDTRMSLFVGIIFLAAVTVVYKVLGLNRYTQPDKLGK; encoded by the coding sequence ATGGCCGAGAACAAACCGGAGCTTCAGCGTGGGCTGGAAGCTCGACACATCGAACTTATTGCCCTCGGGGGCACGATAGGCGTTGGCCTGTTTATGGGCGCGGCGAGCACCCTGAAATGGGCAGGGCCATCAGTATTGCTGGCATACATTATTGCCGGGCTGTTCGTCTTCTTCATCATGCGCTCCATGGGCGAAATGTTATTCCTTGAGCCGGTCGCCGGTTCCTTTGCCGTGTACGCGCACCGCTACATGAGCCCGTTCTTCGGCTATCTCACCGCCTGGTCCTACTGGTTTATGTGGATGGCGGTGGGCATCTCAGAAATCACCGCCATCGGCGTGTATGTGCAGTTCTGGTTCCCGGAAATGGCGCAGTGGATCCCCGCGCTGATCGCCGTCGGGCTGGTGGCGCTGGCAAACCTTGCCGCCGTGCGTCTGTACGGTGAAATTGAGTTCTGGTTTGCGATGATCAAAGTCACCACCATCATTGTGATGATCGTGGTAGGGCTGGGGGTGATTTTCTTCGGCTTTGGCAACGGCGGCCATGCGATTGGCTTTGGCAACCTGACAGAGCACGGCGGCTTCTTCGCGGGCGGCTGGAAAGGCTTCCTGACGGCGCTGTGCATCGTGGTGGCGTCCTATCAGGGCGTGGAGCTGATTGGTATTACGGCGGGCGAAGCGAAAAACCCGCAGGTCACGCTGCGCAGCGCGGTAGGTAAAGTGCTGTGGCGCATCCTGATTTTCTATGTGGGCGCGATTTTCGTCATCGTCACCATTTTCCCGTGGAATGAAATTGGCAGCAACGGCAGCCCGTTCGTGCTGACCTTTGCGAAAATCGGCATTACCGCCGCCGCCGGGATCATCAATTTCGTGGTGCTGACCGCCGCGCTTTCCGGCTGTAACAGCGGCATGTACAGCTGTGGGCGTATGCTGTATGCGCTGGCGAAGAACCGCCAGCTGCCGGCAGCAATGGCGAAAGTCTCCCGTAACGGCGTACCGGTGGCGGGCGTGGCGATCTCTATCGTCATTCTGCTGATTGGCTCCTGCCTGAACTACATCATCCCTAACCCGCAGCGCGTATTTGTGTACGTCTACAGCGCCAGCGTTTTGCCGGGGATGGTGCCGTGGTTTGTGATCCTGATAAGCCAGCTGCGTTTCCGTCAGGCGCATAAAGCGGCCATTGCCACCCATCCGTTCCGCTCGGTGCTGTTCCCGTGGGCAAACTACGCCACCATGGCGTTTTTGATTTGTGTACTGATTGGCATGGGCCTGAATGAGGACACCCGTATGTCGCTGTTTGTGGGCATCATCTTCCTCGCCGCAGTCACGGTGGTTTATAAGGTTTTAGGCCTTAATCGCTATACGCAGCCTGATAAGCTGGGGAAATAA